In Bacillus sp. 2205SS5-2, the following are encoded in one genomic region:
- a CDS encoding ArsR/SmtB family transcription factor yields MAHDNPLMEEKLEQSFLLYEKKFKALSDHKRLHIMHALTQAGELCVCDLTEKLLLPQSKLSYHLKILMDANLILKETRGTWSYYRLNQKEVNHLLSEELCCMFRTSECD; encoded by the coding sequence ATGGCTCACGATAACCCTTTAATGGAAGAAAAATTAGAGCAATCTTTTCTTCTTTACGAAAAAAAGTTCAAAGCTCTTTCTGATCATAAGCGATTACACATTATGCATGCCTTGACACAAGCTGGGGAGCTTTGTGTTTGTGATTTAACTGAGAAGTTACTTCTGCCCCAATCAAAGCTATCCTACCATCTAAAAATTTTAATGGATGCAAATCTAATTCTCAAAGAAACAAGAGGCACCTGGAGCTATTACCGATTAAATCAAAAGGAAGTCAATCATCTGCTTTCTGAAGAGCTTTGCTGCATGTTCCGCACGAGCGAGTGTGATTGA